Below is a window of Desulfurococcus amylolyticus Z-533 DNA.
TTCGAAGCCGTTAAGCCTCTTAAGGTCGCATACGGTGTATACTTCATCTATGTACTCGCTTAACCCAAGCATCCTAAGATCCCTCCATATATACTCGTTACTAGTCTCACGACCCGATACCACAACCGCCTTCACGGAGAGGCCTTTAAGGAGCCTCAGGAGATCTCTGACGCCATCCATCGGTAATGGATGCCTTGAGACATATAGTCTCCTAAATAAAACCCAGAAATCAGTCTCACTTACGTCTTCAGGGATACGAGTAGATAGCTTATCCTGGTTTAACAATGTCAGGAATTCTTCAAATGATATAAAGCCGCCTCCATAGTGTTTAAGAGCGTTTGAATAGGCTTCGTAGAAATCAAATACATTATATACCATTGTTAAATCATAGTCCAGTAGCACCAGTCTGATATTCAATAAATCCACCCTTCCCTAGTATCTTATACTCAATGTGTTGACAGCGCTACTCAAAATGAGAACCATGTTAAAAATAAAAAGCTTATTTAAGCCGAGAGGCTGTACCCGATTAAACGATAAATTTAAATAGTTTTGATTACTTCTAATTACTTGATGAAGATGGAGAAGCTGTACAAGCTCAGCGAGTTCGCTAGGATTCTCGGCGTGAGCCGTAGCGCGGTGATAAAGTGGATTAGGACTGGGAGGGTTAGGGCTGTCAACATCCACGGCAGGTGGTATATCCCGGAGTCTGAGATTGAAAGATTAACCAAGGGGTTCTACGCTGATTTGAAGAGAGTCGCTATCTATGCTAGGGTCAGCGGTGGTACGCAAAGGGATGACCTGGAGAGGCAGGTTGCTTCGCTGGAAGACTATGTTAGAAAACAGTTTCCACAAGCCGAGTACGTGGTTGTTAGAGACGTCGCTAGCGGTCTTAAGGAGGACAGGCGCGGTTTAGGGAAGCTCATTGAAATGGCTAGGAAGAGGCAGATAGACGCTGTGGTGGTGGCTTACAGGGATAGACTGACTAGGTTTGGCTTCACCTATCTCGAGAAGCTCTTCGAGGCATACGGTGTGAGAGTAGTAGTCGTTTTCGACCAAGAGCCCAAAGACTACTACCAGGAGCTAGTCGAGGACCTAATAGCGATCGTCACCAGCTTCGCCAGCAAAATCTACGGCAAGCGTAGCCACAAGTACAGGAAGGTGGTGGAGGTCGTTGAGCAAGCTGTCAAAGACCCTTAAGAGGACAGTAGTGTTGGAAGGCTGGACTAATAGTGCTGGCAGGCGAGCGCTTAGGGAAGTCTTTGAAGCATACAGAACCATGCTCCAAGAGATGGTCGAATACGCGGTCGAGCGCAACGCCTCGCAGGTCACTCTGCACAGGATCTTCTACCACAAGTTCAGGGAGGAGTACCCTTGGCTACCGACAAGAGTGATCAAGGGTTGCTACCGCGACGCGGTCAGGAGGGCTAGGAGCTTCCTGAGGCTGAAGAAGAGGGGGCTCGCGCGGAGCGACAAGCCGGTAGTGAAGAACATCACGGTGGCCTACTCTGACCTTCAGGACTGGAGGTTGGGGAGCGGGGTCGTCGAGCTGAGGACGCACAACGGCTGGATATTGATCCATTACAGGGGTCACAAGCAACTGCGCAGGTACCTCTACAGCGGCTGGAGTCTCTCAAGCGAGCTTAGGGTCAAGCTTGATGGAAAGAGGGTATTGCTCTACTTGACCTTTAAGAAAGACTTCGAGGTCTCCTACAACCCTAACAATGTCATTGCTGTTGATGTTAATGAGAATAACGTCACATTGGCTGTCTTCAAGAATAGAGCGCTGTACGAAGTCTATAGGGTCGAGACCAGCCTAGGCAAAATGGTCATCGCATACTCCGAGAGGAGAAGGAGGATCGCGGAGGGGAGGTCGACAAAGGACAGGGGTGTGAGGGGGGCGCTGAGGAGGCTGAGGGAGAGGGGGAGGAAGATGGACATTATCTACAAGGTCGCTAGGTTCATCGAGGGGCTGGCCTACGCGAACAGCGCAGTCGTGGTCGTCGGGGACGTCCGCAAGGGTAAGAGAAGGCTCGCTAGCAGAGCAGGGAGCGGTAGCCTCAGGCACAGGATCCACCAGTGGAGCATCTCGAAGCTGGTGGAGGTACTGGATAACAAGCCCATACACGTCGTCGAGGTGTCGGAGGCGTACTCCTCCTCGAGGGATCCCTTTAGTGGAGAGCCCATTGAAAATTGCACCCCCTCTGTGATCCGCGCTGCGGTGAGAGGGAGGAGGGTGAAAGTAGCCAAGATCACCCTAAGGCTGGCCGGGCTGAGCAACGGGCTGACCCTAGACAGGGACGTCATCGGAGCCATAAACATAGGATTGAAGCACCTATCCACAGATGGGAGCCCCGTGGCGTTGGGCTCGACGGGATCCCATGAGGTGCGGGTGAAGCTAGTGAACCCGCACCAAGGGTCAACCCCACCCACGGAATTAAAAGTAATTGAAACCAATTAAAAGTACCGCGGGTGGGGAGACGCTACACAGGATCAGGTATTCGGGAGATACCTCATCTTTAATACGGTATTCGGCAAATTCATCATCAATATAGAGCTATTGTTGAAAGGGGTTATTAATGGTTAACATAGAGGCGTGCAAACCCCTCTCCAATGGTGGATGTGAGCGGGTGGAGTATGTTATCAAAGACAGCGTGATTTATTTCGAGGGAGAGCACCCTCTTATATTATTCAAGCATGACCCGGATACAAGAGTATTCTGTGAGGGTTATTTCATGCAGGTGTTTACCTGGGTGAGTGAGAAATACACTATATGGGGGGTTAAACCAGGGGGTAAATGTGTTATTGCTTCAGGTGGTGTTTTAGAGGATCACGGCAACTACTATGTATATCTCAAGGAACCAGGTAAGATACAGAGGGTAAAGCCCACCGGTCTTAGCGAGTTTCTAATACTAGTATTGAAAACCAAAGATTATATCCCGCTATTGGTAGAGGATGCCAGCATAGCCTCCACACTTATCAATGCTATTCATATATTTAGCGATGAATTAAACAGGGGAAAGATACTATTGCTACTAGGAAATAATATTCTTAATATTCATTGATTCGGGGTGTAAGTATTGTTAATCGACATGCATATTCACTGCCATGAATTAAGCCCTGATACGATAAAGGAGTATCTTGGGAGATACAAATTGGTGTGTGTCTCAGACGATCCATTGTCGAGTATGAAGACTATGAGACTTGCTGAAGCATACCCCGATATAACGCCCTGTGTCGGTATTCATCCATGGAGCATTAGGGAGTATAGTATCAATGATTTAAAGAACATATTAAATACAGCAGTGGAAAACAATATCAAATGCCTGGGGGAGATAGGGCTTGATAAACGTTTCACACCGGAAACCTTTAATAAGCAGTTGGAGTTCTTAAGGGAAGCCGTGGTTTACGCCAGAGAGTATGGTTTAATACTCAATATACACGCAGCTGGTGCTTGGAAGGAAGTATTTGATGAAGTATATAGAGGAGGTATTGAAAAGGCATTCTTTCACTGGTACACCGGTCCCCAGGACCTACTGAGTAGCATAGTTGAAGCAGGCTACTATGTAGGATTAAACCCTGCGTGGAGGATCCAGGTTAAACATAGGGAGATTATTACACGGGTACCAGTGGAAAATGTATTAACAGAGAGCGATGCCCCATATGAGTACCATGGTTTGAAACTAATGCCCGATCTAATACCGGGCTCAATAGAGTATTTAGCGTCTATAACAGGTAGTAGTGTTGGAGAGATAGAGGAGAAAATATGGAGGAACTACTTAAAAATCGTTGGCTCTAAGTAGAGGCGGATGCTTCATCCTTGAATACCACTAATACGAGGTTGCCGTTTATATTACGGGTAATTGTAACCGAGAAATCGAGTGTATTTATACTAGCACTCTTAAAATCGCTTAATCCCAGGCTCCTGAATGCGAGTATCTCCACCCTAGCTAGATCCACCGCTCTATTCAGTAATGTATGAAACTTTCTCTCACTCATTTTAACAGCGTTCGTGCTATAGTCGAGTACTCTGCCATCCTCATCCATCTTTACAAGTATAAAGCTCATTCAACCCCCTATCGGTGGATCAGGGAGGCACCTTTTTTAAAAGAGGGGGCTTATTGTTACCCCGTGTTAATAGTGCTCTGTAGTTCCTCGAGTACTTTATAAAGGTTTTTCATGAACCCATCTATTCTATCCTTAAGTAATCTATTGTTATCTATGCATGTATTTAACTCCTTATTCTTCGCCTCCAGCTCGTTTTGAAGCCTATTAACCTCTTCTTTGAGTGCTTGTACCTCATTCTCCCTATGCTTCAACAACTCTGTTAACTCATTGACCCTGGCCTCGAGCTGTTTGTTTTTCTCCCTTTGTTTCTCAATTTCCTCCTTAAGCACCTTGATTTGGTCTTCAAAGCCTGCAGCAGGGGCCTTGATGAATGGTATGAGTAGCTTTAACTCCCCTTTCTTGAGTTTCTCGTATGTTTCATGGATTAGTTTACCAGCCTTTGTCTTCATGTTTAAATGGCTCCTTATAGTGGTCTCACTTCTTCCTAGTTCCTCAGCTATCTGGCTGACGGGCAGTCCAGCCTTCATTCTGGCATATGCTCCAGCCGCCACCGCCAGGCTGTCAACCCATGTAGACCTCTCTACAGGATCATGTATTAATTCAAGGATTTCAGGCCTGTAGAGCGTGCCTATTATCAGGGCCATTTCAAGCTGGCTTATCTCGCGTTTGCCAAGCGGCTTCAAAGGTATGTTTGACAAATCGATTAAGACATCTCCGGATCCACTAGTACCTATATTGGTGGCTTCTCCGGTAGGATTGATTTCACCCATTTTCCCACCATATATTATTACTCTATATATCAGGGTTTAAAATCATCCCTGCTCTTGTGATCGATAATTATTCTTCAGAGAGAACAAATAATATCCGTGATCAGCAATCCTCCAGGAGCAGCATTCACCACTTCATGAGGCCCCGTCTATCAAGGCTTGGAGCTTGTTTATAAGCTTTTTGCTACATAATAATACCTGGAGTTTACGCACCCGAGAACGTAGCTTCAACCTACCTAGCAACCTGAAAGAATTAAAACAACCATAAAACATAAATAGTGTTTCAATCCATCTAGCTGTGCGTATTGTCCACGGGGTAATGCGTTATGAGCACATATTTCATTAAGGGGATCCCGGTTAAAGTATTAAATAACATGGTTGAAGCGTTTAGGCTGAAAGGCTTATGGGCTGAGAGGCATTCCTACAGCCTGAGAATAATGTATAATAATAGATTCGCTGCTTCACTACATCTTTATCCAGGATTCAACGAAGCAGTGCTTAGACTTATCAGCGGGGATCCCCTCATAAACTCGAAGATAAGGAGTATTGTTAAAGAGATAATGAGTATCTACCTACCGGGATATGTGGTTAGAGAAGTCGAAGTCAAGAATGTATTAGACACGTATAATGCTTGAAGACGCCTTTCTAAGCCTGTTCATAACTGCTAACCCGATACCTGTTTCAGGGAATCCCTCCACAAATACTGTTTTACACCCTATATTATCAACGTCTCTCAGTATTTTGAAGAGGTTTTTGGCTACTTCATACAGGTTTCTCCTAGAGCCAATGATTAATACGGCTTTCACTTTCTCCAGCTTCCTGTAATAACTACTTGTTTCAATAGATGAAACTATGCATATATCGCTATTAGTGGATACACTAATATCTCTAGCCGCCTCGATGATTTTATTAGCAATTACGCTGTAATCATTTGTCACAGACTCAACTAGGATTAACTTTGCCTCCGGAGAGTAATGCCTATACTTCATTCCGGGTGCTAGAGCCACCTCCGAGTATTTGAGGCCCCTGGCGAAATCAGGTATAGCTATTTTTCTTCCAAGTACCTTCTCGATCTCCTCCACTGGGTAGGCACCAGGCCTGAGTAAGGTGGGCGGGTCCTCAAGTATATTCACAACCGTTGATTCCACCCCGAAAAACGTCTCTCCTGCATCTATAATCGCATCAATTCTGCCCATGAGATCCCTTATCACATGTTCAGCCGTTACAGGGCTTGGTCTACCGGAGAGATTAGCGCTTGGAGCGGCTATCGGGTAGCCAACCACGTTGATTAACTCAAGAGCTGTTGGATGACCCGGCATTCTTACAGCTATAGTGTCTAATCCTCCTGTAACTATCTTAGGTACCCTGGGGTTTCTCGGTAGTATCAGCG
It encodes the following:
- a CDS encoding HAD family hydrolase, which gives rise to MDLLNIRLVLLDYDLTMVYNVFDFYEAYSNALKHYGGGFISFEEFLTLLNQDKLSTRIPEDVSETDFWVLFRRLYVSRHPLPMDGVRDLLRLLKGLSVKAVVVSGRETSNEYIWRDLRMLGLSEYIDEVYTVCDLKRLNGFEEYLFDKSWLISYILRKHWVSPCNALCIGDFTTDLLSCKKLGIPFIGVNKDDYRGELLRRKGAEIVVKNLFEVIEWIPEIDKRASC
- a CDS encoding IS607 family transposase, encoding MEKLYKLSEFARILGVSRSAVIKWIRTGRVRAVNIHGRWYIPESEIERLTKGFYADLKRVAIYARVSGGTQRDDLERQVASLEDYVRKQFPQAEYVVVRDVASGLKEDRRGLGKLIEMARKRQIDAVVVAYRDRLTRFGFTYLEKLFEAYGVRVVVVFDQEPKDYYQELVEDLIAIVTSFASKIYGKRSHKYRKVVEVVEQAVKDP
- a CDS encoding IS200/IS605 family accessory protein TnpB-related protein, with the protein product MSKLSKTLKRTVVLEGWTNSAGRRALREVFEAYRTMLQEMVEYAVERNASQVTLHRIFYHKFREEYPWLPTRVIKGCYRDAVRRARSFLRLKKRGLARSDKPVVKNITVAYSDLQDWRLGSGVVELRTHNGWILIHYRGHKQLRRYLYSGWSLSSELRVKLDGKRVLLYLTFKKDFEVSYNPNNVIAVDVNENNVTLAVFKNRALYEVYRVETSLGKMVIAYSERRRRIAEGRSTKDRGVRGALRRLRERGRKMDIIYKVARFIEGLAYANSAVVVVGDVRKGKRRLASRAGSGSLRHRIHQWSISKLVEVLDNKPIHVVEVSEAYSSSRDPFSGEPIENCTPSVIRAAVRGRRVKVAKITLRLAGLSNGLTLDRDVIGAINIGLKHLSTDGSPVALGSTGSHEVRVKLVNPHQGSTPPTELKVIETN
- a CDS encoding TatD family hydrolase — encoded protein: MLIDMHIHCHELSPDTIKEYLGRYKLVCVSDDPLSSMKTMRLAEAYPDITPCVGIHPWSIREYSINDLKNILNTAVENNIKCLGEIGLDKRFTPETFNKQLEFLREAVVYAREYGLILNIHAAGAWKEVFDEVYRGGIEKAFFHWYTGPQDLLSSIVEAGYYVGLNPAWRIQVKHREIITRVPVENVLTESDAPYEYHGLKLMPDLIPGSIEYLASITGSSVGEIEEKIWRNYLKIVGSK
- a CDS encoding transcriptional regulator, whose translation is MGEINPTGEATNIGTSGSGDVLIDLSNIPLKPLGKREISQLEMALIIGTLYRPEILELIHDPVERSTWVDSLAVAAGAYARMKAGLPVSQIAEELGRSETTIRSHLNMKTKAGKLIHETYEKLKKGELKLLIPFIKAPAAGFEDQIKVLKEEIEKQREKNKQLEARVNELTELLKHRENEVQALKEEVNRLQNELEAKNKELNTCIDNNRLLKDRIDGFMKNLYKVLEELQSTINTG
- a CDS encoding L-threonylcarbamoyladenylate synthase, with translation MGVVTLILRTDPLNPSRELLIQAARILLNKGIVAFPTETVYGLGAVIYYEDAVEKIFKAKMRPPDNPLIIHISTLDMLEEVTLNIPEDAYNLINRFWPGPLTLILPRNPRVPKIVTGGLDTIAVRMPGHPTALELINVVGYPIAAPSANLSGRPSPVTAEHVIRDLMGRIDAIIDAGETFFGVESTVVNILEDPPTLLRPGAYPVEEIEKVLGRKIAIPDFARGLKYSEVALAPGMKYRHYSPEAKLILVESVTNDYSVIANKIIEAARDISVSTNSDICIVSSIETSSYYRKLEKVKAVLIIGSRRNLYEVAKNLFKILRDVDNIGCKTVFVEGFPETGIGLAVMNRLRKASSSIIRV